In the genome of Cutibacterium equinum, one region contains:
- a CDS encoding acyl carrier protein: protein MADKDQILADMADIVNDITGVDQSEVTLEKSFVDDLDVDSLSMVEIIYACDEKFGVEIPDEESKNIKTVGDAVNYVIEHKD from the coding sequence ATGGCTGACAAAGACCAGATCCTCGCCGACATGGCTGACATCGTCAACGACATCACCGGTGTCGACCAGTCCGAGGTCACCCTTGAGAAGTCCTTCGTCGACGACCTCGACGTCGACTCCCTCTCCATGGTCGAAATCATCTACGCCTGCGACGAGAAGTTCGGCGTCGAGATCCCCGACGAGGAGTCCAAGAACATCAAGACCGTTGGCGACGCCGTCAACTACGTCATCGAGCACAAGGACTGA
- a CDS encoding beta-ketoacyl-ACP synthase III, which produces MTTIKTRPINRYSTFLSTGSTRGSRVVTNEEMCTMIDSTPEWIEQRTGITERRWATESQTVLSMGTEAARTALERSGLETSQIDAIIVATVSHHHPSPSLATYIARELGLGNAAAFDLNGACAGFCYSTALADSMIRTGSANHVLVIGVEKLSEMINRDDRSTAFLFSDGAGAAIIGASDEPGIGPVVWGSRSDQLETIEIEDWASASADPAKVHPLIHMEGRAVFKWAMTDVAKRAAEALAEAGITPEDLDVFIPHQANDRITDVICRHLKLPESVTVCHDIADMGNTSAASVPIAIDRMLHRGEAHSGDLALIIGFGAGLVYAGQVIRLP; this is translated from the coding sequence ATGACCACCATCAAGACCCGCCCGATCAACAGGTACTCCACGTTCCTGTCCACCGGGTCAACCCGCGGATCGCGGGTCGTCACCAACGAGGAAATGTGCACCATGATCGACTCCACCCCGGAGTGGATCGAGCAGCGCACTGGTATCACCGAGCGTCGGTGGGCCACCGAGTCCCAGACCGTCTTGTCGATGGGTACCGAAGCTGCCCGCACCGCGCTGGAGCGCTCCGGCCTCGAGACCTCCCAGATCGACGCCATCATCGTCGCGACGGTGTCCCATCACCATCCCTCCCCCAGCCTGGCGACCTACATCGCCCGCGAGCTCGGCCTGGGCAATGCCGCAGCCTTCGACCTCAATGGCGCGTGCGCAGGATTCTGCTACTCGACTGCTCTGGCCGATTCGATGATCCGTACCGGATCTGCGAACCATGTCCTCGTCATCGGTGTCGAGAAGCTCTCCGAGATGATTAATCGTGACGACCGCTCGACGGCGTTCCTCTTCTCCGACGGCGCCGGGGCTGCGATCATCGGTGCCAGCGATGAGCCGGGAATCGGCCCGGTCGTGTGGGGGTCACGCTCCGACCAGCTCGAGACCATCGAGATCGAGGACTGGGCGAGCGCCAGCGCCGATCCCGCGAAGGTCCACCCCCTCATCCACATGGAGGGTCGCGCGGTCTTCAAGTGGGCCATGACCGACGTCGCCAAGCGTGCCGCTGAGGCGTTGGCCGAGGCCGGGATCACTCCCGAGGACCTCGACGTGTTCATCCCCCACCAGGCCAATGACCGCATCACCGACGTCATTTGCCGTCATCTCAAGCTGCCCGAGTCGGTGACGGTCTGCCACGACATCGCTGACATGGGAAATACCTCTGCAGCCTCAGTGCCGATCGCCATCGACCGTATGCTTCACCGTGGAGAGGCTCACAGCGGTGACCTCGCCCTCATCATCGGATTCGGAGCCGGGCTGGTCTATGCCGGCCAGGTCATCAGACTCCCCTGA
- a CDS encoding ACP S-malonyltransferase: MSDPTFSDHLAWLSAVADIDLVTHGTTSDEATIKDTAVAQPLLVAAALATGWSVDPEIFSQADLLAGHSVGEIAAGAAAGAFSAEAAMVLVRERGRAMAEAASRTATSMTAVIGGNPDEVLSAIEAAGLTPANHNGKGQIVAAGTVEQLEAFAAEPPARTRLFPLSVAGAFHTVHMEPAVDHLREVAAAMPTTTPSVALLSNRDGAVVTDGREFADRLVNQVAHPVRWDLCMDTMAERGITGLLELTPAGTLTGIAKRNLKGVELFNLNTPDQIPAAREFIAAHAGKENA; the protein is encoded by the coding sequence ATGTCCGACCCCACCTTCTCTGACCACCTCGCGTGGTTGTCAGCGGTGGCCGACATTGATCTGGTGACCCACGGCACGACCTCCGACGAGGCGACCATCAAGGACACTGCTGTCGCCCAGCCGCTGCTCGTCGCTGCCGCGCTGGCGACCGGATGGTCGGTCGATCCGGAGATTTTCTCCCAGGCAGACCTGCTGGCCGGCCACTCCGTCGGCGAGATCGCTGCCGGCGCTGCTGCCGGTGCCTTCTCCGCTGAGGCCGCCATGGTTCTCGTCCGCGAACGTGGCCGCGCCATGGCCGAAGCTGCGTCTCGTACCGCCACCTCGATGACCGCCGTCATCGGTGGTAACCCTGACGAGGTCCTGTCAGCCATCGAGGCCGCCGGTCTCACACCTGCCAACCACAACGGCAAGGGACAGATCGTTGCCGCTGGCACCGTCGAGCAGCTCGAGGCCTTCGCCGCTGAACCTCCGGCTCGTACCCGACTGTTCCCGCTATCGGTTGCGGGAGCCTTCCACACTGTTCACATGGAGCCTGCAGTCGATCACCTCCGCGAGGTCGCCGCCGCCATGCCGACGACCACCCCATCGGTGGCCCTGTTGTCGAACCGCGACGGTGCTGTGGTCACGGATGGCCGCGAGTTCGCTGATCGCCTCGTCAATCAGGTTGCCCATCCGGTGCGTTGGGATTTGTGCATGGACACCATGGCCGAACGTGGCATCACTGGCCTGCTCGAACTCACCCCAGCTGGCACCCTGACGGGTATCGCCAAGCGCAACCTCAAGGGGGTTGAGCTGTTCAACCTCAACACCCCCGACCAGATCCCGGCTGCCCGCGAGTTCATCGCGGCCCATGCCGGCAAGGAGAATGCATGA
- a CDS encoding 2-dehydropantoate 2-reductase, with amino-acid sequence MRVAVIGAGAIGAFYGGVLADAGVDVSFIARGTTLQAIKEHGLRIVGDTEVTLDVPVTDNAADIGPVDVVLMCTKTFQVADAARAYLPALLGPDTLVVTTQNGVMTPRVLSDIIGAEYVAPGVCREWVKIIEPGLIMDLGGPRMLEVSTMDDSPNPIIDQLRTACEKAGLVSPVIDDITTTLWVKMCSVVPQGACGAVLDVPLGDLLGTYRDILARCIDETAQVARGHGAALPNDFVEKNLEFLAGQDPASTTSFQRDILAGRASEYAAQVGAVPGLGREVGVDTPINDVMSAVLGRWEAKNRA; translated from the coding sequence ATGAGGGTCGCAGTCATTGGCGCAGGAGCCATCGGCGCTTTCTACGGCGGAGTGCTAGCTGATGCCGGTGTCGACGTCTCTTTCATCGCACGAGGCACGACTTTGCAGGCCATTAAGGAGCATGGGCTGCGTATCGTCGGCGATACTGAGGTAACTCTCGACGTTCCCGTCACCGACAATGCCGCCGACATTGGGCCGGTTGACGTTGTGCTCATGTGCACCAAGACCTTCCAGGTTGCTGACGCCGCTCGCGCCTACCTGCCTGCTCTGCTAGGCCCTGACACCCTCGTCGTGACGACCCAGAATGGCGTCATGACACCACGGGTGCTGTCCGACATCATCGGTGCCGAGTATGTGGCCCCCGGCGTCTGCAGGGAATGGGTTAAGATCATCGAGCCGGGGCTCATCATGGATCTGGGCGGACCTCGGATGTTGGAGGTCTCGACGATGGACGACTCCCCCAACCCGATTATTGACCAGTTACGAACTGCCTGCGAGAAGGCCGGCCTCGTCTCCCCCGTCATTGACGACATCACCACCACGCTGTGGGTCAAGATGTGCTCGGTCGTCCCCCAGGGAGCCTGTGGAGCTGTCCTCGATGTCCCCCTCGGCGACCTGCTTGGCACCTACCGCGACATCCTTGCCCGGTGTATTGACGAAACGGCGCAGGTAGCTCGTGGACACGGTGCCGCGCTTCCCAACGACTTTGTTGAGAAGAACCTTGAGTTCCTTGCCGGGCAGGATCCTGCATCCACGACGTCCTTCCAGCGCGACATCCTTGCTGGCCGTGCGAGCGAGTACGCCGCCCAGGTCGGGGCCGTGCCCGGGCTGGGTCGAGAGGTGGGAGTCGACACCCCCATCAACGACGTCATGTCGGCCGTGCTGGGGCGCTGGGAGGCCAAGAATCGGGCCTGA
- a CDS encoding NifB/NifX family molybdenum-iron cluster-binding protein yields MNVMIPVRPDGSVEPRFGKAPMVAVAQVDDNGHVTQWQTFEVEWDRLHDEGTEGSHHARIVRFLREHEVVACVATHAGMGMQRTLAAMKVPLLPATLPDARESVEHAMVTACAVARKEADS; encoded by the coding sequence ATGAACGTCATGATCCCGGTTCGCCCGGATGGCTCAGTGGAGCCTCGATTCGGTAAGGCCCCCATGGTGGCCGTCGCACAGGTCGACGATAACGGTCACGTCACGCAGTGGCAGACCTTCGAGGTGGAATGGGACCGCCTCCACGACGAGGGCACCGAGGGCAGTCATCATGCCCGCATCGTCCGTTTCCTGCGCGAGCACGAGGTTGTGGCGTGTGTGGCCACTCACGCCGGGATGGGGATGCAGCGCACCCTGGCCGCGATGAAGGTTCCGCTGCTGCCAGCCACGCTACCTGATGCCCGCGAATCGGTGGAGCATGCCATGGTCACCGCCTGCGCGGTCGCCCGGAAGGAAGCGGATTCATGA
- a CDS encoding sugar porter family MFS transporter, with product MRRAIFIAVTAAALGITYGYDISNTAAALQFVKRDFGIYSSINTASVLGQIGGAIIGGPMANAIGRKKSMIIIAAGYTVFAVLTAVSPSAGSFLAMRVLLGITIGLSITVVPVFIAESAPASRRGGLATAYQVTCVIGIILGYLVGYLLLPTDTWRWILGVAAIPALVVLVMLFRTEETPSWYMLKGREQEARRAMERIEAAELVEPSLDEIRNSLSSQPDGSVWQRLREMFHGGMARTTLFAIVLGFSIQITGINATIYYAPGIYSRMGFTDTATTYLVPSLVQFLSLISVVISMLVIDKVGRRFVLITGISTMIFATILLIVTYLMSGFEGTAAGVMGLIGMSLFTMGYTFGFGSIVWVYAGEIFPARYRSIGASLVLTADLVANAITAQLGAVMLDGIGLAGTFGVYGGLLVIALLFLLRYAPETSGRSLEEIQDYWNNGARWPETESSSMA from the coding sequence ATGCGTCGAGCGATCTTCATCGCAGTGACAGCAGCAGCGTTGGGAATTACCTACGGTTATGATATCTCTAACACCGCTGCCGCGTTGCAGTTCGTGAAACGGGACTTTGGTATCTATAGCAGTATCAACACGGCGTCAGTGCTGGGTCAAATTGGTGGCGCTATTATCGGTGGACCCATGGCTAATGCCATTGGACGCAAGAAATCGATGATTATTATCGCTGCTGGCTACACTGTTTTCGCTGTCTTGACGGCTGTTTCTCCATCTGCTGGGTCATTCCTTGCGATGCGAGTCCTCTTGGGCATAACTATTGGACTTTCTATCACAGTCGTCCCAGTGTTCATCGCTGAATCCGCCCCGGCGTCTCGGCGTGGTGGGTTGGCGACGGCGTATCAGGTGACGTGCGTCATCGGGATTATTTTGGGCTACCTTGTCGGGTACCTGTTGCTGCCCACTGACACGTGGCGTTGGATTCTTGGTGTAGCAGCTATCCCGGCACTCGTCGTCTTGGTGATGCTGTTTCGCACTGAAGAAACCCCGTCGTGGTACATGCTCAAGGGGCGAGAGCAGGAAGCTCGTCGTGCCATGGAGCGTATTGAAGCAGCAGAATTGGTGGAACCAAGCCTCGACGAGATTCGCAACTCATTGTCGTCCCAACCCGACGGATCTGTGTGGCAGAGATTGCGTGAGATGTTCCATGGCGGCATGGCCCGAACTACTCTTTTTGCTATTGTGCTCGGATTCTCAATCCAGATCACCGGTATCAATGCCACTATTTATTACGCTCCTGGCATCTATTCTCGAATGGGGTTCACGGATACAGCGACGACCTATCTCGTGCCGTCCCTGGTTCAGTTCTTGTCGTTGATCAGTGTTGTCATCTCTATGCTGGTTATTGATAAAGTAGGACGCCGGTTTGTGCTTATCACCGGAATATCCACGATGATCTTTGCGACGATCCTTCTCATCGTGACCTATCTGATGAGTGGATTCGAGGGCACCGCGGCTGGTGTCATGGGCCTCATCGGCATGTCGTTGTTCACGATGGGATACACCTTTGGCTTCGGCTCAATCGTATGGGTCTACGCGGGTGAGATCTTCCCGGCTCGGTACCGATCGATCGGTGCGTCCTTGGTGCTCACTGCCGACTTGGTCGCTAATGCGATCACTGCCCAGCTAGGGGCCGTCATGCTCGACGGTATCGGACTGGCGGGAACCTTCGGCGTATACGGTGGGCTGCTTGTCATTGCGCTGCTATTCCTGCTGCGATACGCCCCGGAAACCTCTGGTCGTTCGCTCGAGGAAATCCAGGACTACTGGAACAACGGCGCCAGGTGGCCTGAGACTGAATCATCGTCGATGGCATGA
- a CDS encoding PucR family transcriptional regulator, with amino-acid sequence MTTATLEEMGRRHSWFRDLAAEDRSWISIVARSGIDGFVKWFTDDDAKPYSPTDVFDVAPRSMTRKISLHQTVELVRTTIDAVEAQIETEMPRGDRQVLRTAIVHYSREVAFAAAEVYARAAERRGTWDERLESLVVDAVVRADADEQLISRASTLGWRPGINLCVVVGQAPTTEHELHVLRRDGERMQMTVLAALQSDRLVVILASPKLVDDPAAVAATEALAEHFAPGPIVVGPVVADLTLAPASARAALSGARAARAWPEGPRVMAAIDLLPEQVLSGDAEATAWLVNEVYTPLAAASGDLMDTTVSFLDHGCSVEGTGRAMFIHPNTVRYRLNRIQDVTGYSPSDPREAYVLRLAITVGRLAS; translated from the coding sequence ATGACGACTGCCACCCTTGAGGAGATGGGCCGTCGTCATTCCTGGTTCCGCGATCTCGCCGCCGAGGACAGGTCGTGGATTTCGATCGTGGCCCGTTCCGGCATTGACGGCTTCGTGAAGTGGTTTACTGACGATGACGCCAAGCCCTACTCCCCGACCGATGTCTTCGACGTCGCGCCGCGATCCATGACTCGCAAGATTTCCTTGCACCAGACCGTCGAACTCGTTAGAACGACGATCGACGCCGTCGAGGCGCAGATCGAGACCGAGATGCCACGCGGAGACCGTCAAGTACTGCGTACCGCGATCGTCCACTACTCCCGGGAAGTCGCTTTCGCAGCCGCCGAGGTGTACGCCCGAGCCGCCGAGCGGCGTGGCACCTGGGACGAGAGACTGGAATCCCTCGTCGTCGATGCCGTCGTCCGCGCCGACGCCGACGAACAGCTCATCTCCCGAGCATCCACCCTGGGATGGCGGCCCGGCATCAACCTGTGTGTCGTGGTGGGCCAAGCCCCGACCACCGAGCATGAACTCCACGTGCTGCGTCGCGACGGCGAGCGGATGCAGATGACGGTGCTGGCCGCCCTGCAGTCCGATCGCCTGGTCGTCATCCTCGCCAGTCCGAAACTTGTCGACGACCCCGCCGCCGTGGCCGCCACCGAGGCCCTGGCCGAGCATTTCGCACCCGGGCCCATCGTCGTGGGGCCGGTCGTCGCCGATCTCACCCTGGCACCGGCCTCCGCCCGCGCTGCTCTATCGGGGGCCCGGGCCGCCCGCGCCTGGCCAGAGGGTCCGCGAGTCATGGCCGCCATCGATCTTCTTCCAGAGCAAGTCCTCTCCGGCGACGCCGAGGCCACCGCGTGGCTTGTCAATGAGGTCTACACCCCCTTGGCTGCCGCCAGTGGGGACCTCATGGACACCACCGTCTCCTTCCTTGATCACGGCTGCTCGGTCGAAGGCACGGGGCGAGCCATGTTCATCCACCCGAACACGGTGCGTTACCGACTCAATCGAATCCAGGACGTGACCGGGTACTCCCCTTCCGACCCGCGAGAGGCCTACGTCCTGAGATTGGCCATCACCGTGGGGCGGCTGGCGAGCTGA
- the aceE gene encoding pyruvate dehydrogenase (acetyl-transferring), homodimeric type, whose protein sequence is MIPREERGPVLNGLPTTLPDIDPEETQEWIESLDKMVEADGPNRARIVLLKMLERARSHGHLGLSALTSTDYINTIAAEDEEEYPGDAEIERNIRRLLRWNSAITVHRAQRPGIGVGGHISTYASAVTLYEVGQNHFWRGQDAPGGGDQVFFQGHAAPGMYARAFLEGRLSEEDLDGFRQEKSKAGHGLPSYPHPRMLPDFWQFPTVSMGLGPMDSIYQASMNKYLTNRGIKDCSDQHVWAFLGDGEMDEPESRGFLQVAANEELDNLTFVINCNLQRLDGPVRGNGKIVQELEAVFRGAGWNVIKVIWGSGWDPLLQADRDGALVDIMNNTRDGDYQTFKANDGAYVREHFFGRDPRTAKMVENWTDEQIWALRRGGHDYRKIYNAYKAATEFKGAPTVVLACTIKGYDLGTHFAGRNATHQMKKLALEDLKQFRDRLEIPISDKVLEADPYRAPYFHPGADDERIQYLMERRRALGGFVPERRSKFTSLPIPEQKAFDGVKRGSGKQEVATTMAFVRLLKDLTRDKNFAPHVVPIIPDEARTFGMDSFFPTIKIYNPHGQNYTPVDHELMLSYREAKNGQILHTGINEAGSTAAFIAAGTAYSTQGVPMVPIYLFYSMFGFQRTGDSFWAAGDQMSKGFIIGATAGRTTLTGEGTQHMDGQSPILAATNPAVISYDPAYSYEISHIVQAGLEHMYGKNPEDVMYYLTVYNEPIIQPAEPEGVDAEGIVKGMYLLSKGSFDGVGEDARRVQLMASGVAVPWALEAQELLKDDFGVVADVWSVTSWNNLRRDAMEAEEQAFLHPEQGKRTPYIVQRLADAPGPVVAATDYMRQVPDQIAQWVPGDYASLGADGFGFSDTRAAARRFFHIDGPSMAVRALQMLAERGEVPQDWPARAAEKYDLLNVNAGSSGNAGGDA, encoded by the coding sequence GTGATCCCACGCGAAGAACGCGGACCAGTCCTCAACGGACTACCGACAACACTGCCTGACATCGATCCCGAGGAGACCCAGGAGTGGATCGAATCCCTCGACAAGATGGTTGAGGCTGACGGCCCCAACCGTGCCCGGATCGTGTTGCTGAAGATGCTGGAGCGGGCTCGTAGCCACGGGCATCTCGGTCTGTCGGCTCTCACCTCCACCGACTACATCAACACCATCGCCGCCGAGGACGAGGAGGAGTACCCCGGCGACGCCGAGATCGAACGCAACATCCGTCGTCTGTTGCGGTGGAACTCGGCCATCACCGTGCACCGCGCTCAGCGTCCCGGTATCGGCGTCGGTGGCCACATCTCCACCTATGCCTCTGCAGTGACCCTCTACGAGGTCGGTCAGAACCACTTCTGGCGCGGACAGGACGCCCCCGGCGGTGGCGATCAGGTCTTCTTCCAGGGACACGCAGCCCCCGGTATGTACGCTCGCGCCTTCCTGGAGGGACGCCTCAGTGAGGAGGATCTCGACGGGTTCCGTCAGGAGAAGTCGAAGGCTGGTCACGGCCTGCCCTCCTACCCCCACCCCCGCATGCTGCCTGACTTCTGGCAGTTCCCAACGGTGTCGATGGGCCTGGGCCCGATGGACTCCATCTACCAGGCGTCCATGAACAAATACCTCACCAACCGAGGGATCAAGGATTGCTCCGACCAGCACGTCTGGGCCTTCCTGGGCGACGGCGAGATGGACGAGCCGGAGTCGCGCGGCTTCCTTCAGGTGGCCGCCAACGAGGAACTCGACAACCTCACCTTCGTCATCAACTGCAACCTGCAGCGTCTGGACGGCCCGGTGCGTGGCAACGGCAAGATCGTCCAAGAGCTGGAGGCCGTCTTCCGCGGTGCCGGCTGGAACGTCATCAAGGTCATCTGGGGATCCGGCTGGGATCCGCTGCTGCAGGCTGACCGCGACGGTGCCCTCGTCGACATCATGAACAACACTCGTGACGGCGACTACCAGACCTTCAAGGCCAACGACGGTGCCTACGTTCGTGAACACTTCTTCGGTCGAGACCCGCGCACCGCCAAGATGGTCGAGAACTGGACCGACGAGCAGATCTGGGCGCTGCGTCGTGGTGGCCACGACTACCGCAAGATCTACAACGCCTACAAGGCCGCCACCGAGTTCAAGGGAGCACCGACCGTGGTGCTCGCCTGCACCATCAAGGGCTACGACCTCGGTACCCATTTCGCGGGCCGAAACGCGACCCACCAGATGAAGAAACTGGCCCTTGAGGATCTCAAGCAGTTCCGTGACCGCCTGGAGATCCCGATCTCCGACAAGGTCCTGGAGGCCGACCCGTACCGCGCCCCGTACTTCCATCCCGGTGCCGACGACGAGCGCATCCAGTACCTCATGGAGCGCCGTCGGGCCCTGGGCGGTTTCGTGCCGGAGCGTCGCTCGAAGTTCACCTCGCTGCCGATTCCCGAGCAGAAGGCCTTCGACGGGGTCAAGCGCGGATCGGGCAAGCAGGAAGTCGCCACCACCATGGCCTTCGTGCGTCTGCTCAAGGACCTCACCCGCGACAAGAACTTCGCCCCGCACGTGGTCCCGATCATCCCTGACGAGGCCCGTACCTTCGGTATGGACTCGTTCTTCCCGACGATCAAGATCTACAACCCGCACGGCCAGAACTACACCCCGGTGGACCACGAGCTCATGCTCAGCTACCGCGAGGCCAAGAACGGTCAGATCTTGCACACGGGTATCAATGAGGCCGGCTCGACGGCTGCCTTCATTGCCGCCGGTACGGCCTACTCCACCCAGGGCGTGCCGATGGTGCCGATCTACCTGTTCTACTCGATGTTCGGCTTCCAGCGCACCGGTGACTCCTTCTGGGCTGCCGGCGATCAGATGTCCAAGGGATTCATCATCGGTGCCACCGCTGGACGCACCACGCTGACCGGCGAGGGCACCCAGCACATGGACGGCCAGTCGCCGATCCTGGCTGCCACCAACCCGGCGGTCATCTCCTACGATCCGGCCTACTCCTACGAGATCTCCCACATCGTCCAGGCGGGCCTGGAGCACATGTATGGCAAGAACCCCGAGGACGTCATGTACTACCTGACGGTCTACAACGAGCCGATCATCCAGCCGGCTGAACCGGAGGGGGTCGACGCCGAGGGCATCGTCAAGGGTATGTACCTGCTGTCGAAGGGCTCCTTTGACGGGGTTGGCGAGGATGCCCGGCGCGTCCAGCTGATGGCATCCGGTGTTGCGGTGCCGTGGGCTCTCGAGGCACAGGAGCTTCTCAAGGACGACTTTGGTGTCGTCGCCGACGTGTGGTCGGTCACCTCGTGGAACAACCTGCGCCGTGACGCCATGGAGGCTGAGGAACAGGCCTTCCTGCATCCTGAGCAGGGCAAACGCACCCCCTACATCGTGCAGCGTCTGGCTGATGCTCCTGGTCCGGTCGTGGCTGCCACCGATTACATGCGCCAGGTCCCCGACCAGATCGCTCAATGGGTGCCAGGGGATTATGCGTCCCTGGGGGCCGACGGGTTCGGATTCTCCGACACCCGAGCTGCTGCCCGTCGCTTCTTCCACATTGACGGACCGTCCATGGCCGTCCGTGCCCTGCAGATGCTGGCCGAGCGTGGCGAGGTCCCACAGGATTGGCCGGCCAGGGCGGCTGAGAAATATGACCTTCTCAACGTCAACGCTGGGTCGTCGGGCAACGCCGGCGGCGACGCCTGA
- a CDS encoding DUF3052 domain-containing protein, protein MGSGTDLDKLGLEAGRVVQELGWDDDVDEDLRQEVMDIIDGDMIEDSIDAVDIVWLWLRADDGDVADGLVDAMRDLSDDGFIVLVTPKVGRPGTIDPADLSDGADTAGMVLTTSYDVGEDWQAHKVVRPRGGRR, encoded by the coding sequence GTGGGAAGCGGCACCGATTTGGACAAGCTCGGTCTCGAGGCCGGGCGGGTGGTCCAGGAGCTCGGTTGGGACGATGACGTTGACGAGGACCTCCGTCAGGAAGTCATGGACATCATCGACGGTGACATGATCGAGGATTCGATTGACGCCGTCGACATCGTCTGGTTGTGGTTGCGTGCCGATGACGGGGATGTGGCCGATGGACTGGTTGATGCCATGCGTGACCTCTCCGATGACGGTTTCATCGTGCTCGTCACCCCCAAGGTGGGACGCCCCGGCACCATCGACCCGGCAGACCTGTCCGACGGGGCTGACACCGCTGGCATGGTGCTGACGACCAGCTATGACGTTGGTGAGGATTGGCAGGCCCACAAGGTCGTGCGGCCCCGAGGCGGACGCCGTTGA
- the mgrA gene encoding L-glyceraldehyde 3-phosphate reductase, producing MAVSSYVAAEDRYDTMKYRRCGASGLLLPAISLGLWHNFGDLHPGATQRAVLRRAFDRGITHFDLANNYGPPYGQAEINFGRIMATDFKPYRDELIISSKAGYDMWPGPYGQGGGSRKYLIASCDQSLKRMGLDYVDIFYSHRFDPDTPLEETMGALDRIVRSGRALYVGISSYDPQQTETAAAIARDLGTPLLIHQPRYNMFDRWVEDGLLDTCEQEGMGIICFSPLAQGILTDKYLKDIPAQSRAGMGAASLRPEQIDDATRGAVAALNEIAKDRDQTLAQMALSWILRDSRITSVLVGASSVPQLDCDIDAVTATPFTDEEQVNIESVLADHAC from the coding sequence ATGGCAGTGAGCAGCTACGTGGCAGCCGAGGACCGCTACGACACCATGAAGTACCGGCGTTGCGGGGCCAGCGGCTTGTTGCTGCCCGCCATCTCCTTGGGCCTGTGGCACAACTTCGGAGACCTTCACCCAGGGGCCACCCAGCGTGCCGTGCTGCGCCGGGCCTTTGACCGCGGCATCACCCACTTCGACCTCGCCAACAACTACGGCCCGCCCTACGGCCAGGCCGAGATCAACTTTGGCCGCATCATGGCCACCGACTTCAAGCCCTACCGCGACGAGCTCATCATCAGCTCCAAAGCCGGCTACGACATGTGGCCTGGCCCCTACGGACAGGGTGGCGGCTCCCGCAAGTACCTCATCGCATCCTGCGACCAGTCCCTCAAGCGGATGGGCTTGGACTACGTCGACATCTTCTACTCCCACCGCTTCGACCCAGACACCCCGCTCGAGGAGACGATGGGCGCCCTCGACCGCATCGTGCGCTCCGGACGTGCCCTCTACGTCGGCATCTCCTCCTACGATCCGCAGCAGACGGAGACCGCAGCCGCCATTGCCCGCGACCTTGGTACCCCGTTGCTCATCCACCAGCCGCGCTACAACATGTTCGACCGCTGGGTCGAGGACGGCCTCCTGGACACCTGCGAGCAGGAGGGGATGGGCATCATATGTTTCTCCCCATTGGCTCAGGGCATCCTCACCGACAAGTACCTCAAGGACATCCCGGCCCAGTCTCGAGCTGGCATGGGTGCGGCCTCCCTGCGTCCCGAACAGATCGACGACGCCACCCGTGGCGCGGTCGCAGCTCTCAACGAGATCGCCAAGGATCGTGATCAGACTCTCGCCCAGATGGCTCTGTCGTGGATCCTGCGAGATTCCCGCATCACCAGTGTTCTTGTCGGCGCATCCTCGGTGCCGCAGTTGGACTGCGACATTGACGCTGTGACAGCCACGCCGTTCACCGACGAGGAGCAGGTGAACATCGAATCGGTGCTGGCTGATCACGCTTGCTGA